One Carassius auratus strain Wakin chromosome 3, ASM336829v1, whole genome shotgun sequence genomic region harbors:
- the LOC113043124 gene encoding UPF0472 protein C16orf72 homolog, with the protein MEEKKEESEAEIHEHGPEHWFSKWERQCLAEAETEEPTEEEVDQNQEKLWHLFQNSATAVAQLYKDRVCHQQGLSLWSPFQNAATAVTNLYKESVDAHKRSFDLGIQIGHQRRNKDVLAWVKKRRRTIRREDLISFLCGKTPPPRTSRAAPKLTVMSTNRPPSSDTVSSVETDLQPFCEAIALHGLSGAMAGISVRSSTPGSPTHVSGSSNAGRRRNGLHDVDLNTFISEEMALHLGSAGTRKRTSVQCADVITDSPTHKRNRML; encoded by the exons ATGGAGGAGAAGAAGGAGGAGAGCGAAGCGGAGATCCACGAACACGGACCCGAGCACTGGTTCTCCAAATGGGAGCGCCAGTGCCTCGCGGAGGCCGAGACGGAAGAACCGACCGAGGAGGAGGTGGATCAGAACCAGGAGAAACTCTGGCATCTCTTCCAGAATTCCGCTACTGCTGTGGCGCAACTTTATAAAG ACCGAGTCTGTCATCAGCAGGGACTGTCATTGTGGTCTCCATTTCAGAACGCTGCAACAGCAGTGACTAATCTTTACAAAG AAAGTGTAGATGCACACAAGAGGAGCTTTGACTTAGGAATCCAGATTGGTCATCAGCGACGTAATAAAGATGTTCTGGCCTGGGTCAAAAAGCGAAGGAGAACTATACGAAGGGAGGATTTGATAAGTTTCCTCTGTGGTAAAACGCCACCACCAAGGACTTCTAGAGCAGCCCCCAAACTGACTGTCATGTCTACCAACCGACCACCATCATCAGACACAGTATCATCTGTAGAGACTGATTTACAGCCATTCTGTGAGGCCATAGCACTACATG GACTTAGTGGTGCAATGGCCGGCATCAGCGTCCGCTCCAGCACTCCCGGCTCTCCGACTCATGTCAGTGGCAGCTCAAATGCAGGGCGCAGAAGGAACGGACTGCACGATGTGGACTTGAACACTTTTATATCTGAGGAGATGGCCCTCCACCTTGGCAGCGCAGGCACCAGGAAGCGGACCTCGGTCCAGTGCGCCGATGTCATCACAGACTCCCCGACCCATAAACGCAACAGAATGCTCTGA